From the Anas platyrhynchos isolate ZD024472 breed Pekin duck chromosome 27, IASCAAS_PekinDuck_T2T, whole genome shotgun sequence genome, one window contains:
- the RHOC gene encoding rho-related GTP-binding protein RhoC — protein MAAIRKKLVIVGDGACGKTCLLIVFSKDQFPEVYVPTVFENYIADIEVDGKQVELALWDTAGQEDYDRLRPLSYPDTDVILMCFSIDSPDSLENIPEKWTPEVKHFCPNVPIILVGNKKDLRNDEHTRRELAKMKQEPVKPEEGRDMANRINAFGYLECSAKTKEGVREVFEMATRAGLQVRKNKKRRGCPLL, from the exons ATGGCAGCCATCAGGAAGAAGCTGGTGATCGTGGGAGACGGTGCCTGCGGGAAGACGTGCCTGCTGATCGTGTTCAGCAAGGACCAGTTCCCCGAGGTCTATGTGCCGACGGTGTTCGAGAACTACATCGCTGACATCGAGGTCGATGGGAAGCAG GTGGAGCTGGCGCTGTGGGACACGGCCGGACAGGAGGACTACGACAGACTGCGGCCCCTCTCGTACCCAGACACGGACGTGATTCTCATGTGCTTTTCTATCGACAGCCCGGATAGCCTCG AGAACATCCCGGAGAAGTGGACCCCGGAGGTGAAGCACTTCTGCCCCAACGTGCCCATCATCCTGGTGGGGAACAAGAAGGACCTGCGGAATGATGAGCACACACGGCGGGAGCTGGCGAAGATGAAGCAG GAGCCCGTGAAGCCAGAGGAGGGAAGAGACATGGCCAACCGCATCAACGCCTTCGGCTACCTCGAGTGCTCGGCCAAGACGAAGGAGGGCGTGCGGGAAGTCTTCGAGATGGCCACCCGCGCGGGG